The genomic window GCCCCGGCGCGAGCTGATGTCCCCGATCACGTCGCCCATGTACTCCTCGGGCGTCGTGATCTCGACCGCCATCACTGGCTCCAGCAGCACCGGACCGGCGTCCCTGGCGGCGTCGCGCCAGGCCATCGAACCGGCGATCTTGAACGCGACCTCGGACGAATCGACCTCGTGGGAGCTGCCGTCGTAGACCTCGACGGCGATCCCCGTGACCGGATAGCCGGCGAGCGGACCCGATTCGAGCGCCTCGGAGATGCCCCGTTCGATCGACCGGATGAACTCCCTGGGAATCACGCCGCCCTTGCTCACGTCCTCGAACTCCATTCCCTCGCCTCCGATCGGCCGCACCCGCAGGAGGCAGTGACCGTACTGGCCCCGGCCGCCGGACTGGCGCACGAAGCGCCCTTCGCCGGCGGATTCCAGGGTGATCGTCTCGCGATAGGCCACCTGGGGGCGGCCGACGTTCGCGCCGACGCGGAACTCCCGGATCAGCCGGTCCGTGATGATGTCAAGGTGGAGTTCGCCCATTCCCGAGATCAGCGTCTGGGCGGTGTCCGGATCCGTGTGGACCCGGAACGTCGGGTCTTCGCGCATCAGCTTCTCGAGCGCGAGACCGAGCTTCTCCTGGTCCGCCTTCGTCTTCGGCTCGATCGAGACGGACAGGACGGGCTCGGGAAAGTCCATCGACTCGAGCACGATGGGCGCCGAAGGCTCGCAGATCGTGTCGCCCGTCGTCACGTTGCGGAGACCGACCGCGGCAACGATGTCGCCGCACCAGACCCGCTTGACCTCCTCGCGCTTGTTCGCGTGCATCTTGAGCAGCCGGCCCACGCGCTCCTTGCCGCCGCGGTTCGCGTTCAGCACCGATTGCCCCGTCTCGATCCGGCCAGAGTAGACGCGCAGGTAGGCGAGCTGGCCGACGAACGGGTCGGTCATGATCTTGAACACGAGGGCGCTGAAGGGCGCGTCGTCCGACGGCGCGCGGGCAGCGCGCTCGTCGCCCTCGACGATCCCCTCGATCATCGGCACGTCGAGCGGTGACGGCAGGTAGTCGAGGACCGCGTCGAGCAGCGGCTGTACGCCCTTGTTGCGAAACGCGGATCCGCAGAACACCGGCTGCAGGCTGTTGGCCACCGTAGCCCGGCGCAGCGCCGCCCGCAGTTCGTCGCTCGTGACTTCGGCTCCGGAGAGGTACTTCTCGAGCAGTTCCTCGTCCGTCTCCGCCACGGCCTCGACCATCGCCTCGCGAGCCGCCAGCGCCAGGTCGGCGTACTCCTCGGGAATGTCCGTGATCGTGAACTGCGCTCCCAGGCTCTCGTCCTCGTAGATGTAGGACGACATCTCGACCAGATCAATGACCCCGGCAAAGGCGTCCTCGCGGCCGAGCGGCAACTGCAGAACGACGGGCGTAGCGCCGAGCCGTTCGCGCATCATCCGGACGCAGCGGTCGAAATCCGCGCCGACCCGGTCCATCTTGTTGACGAAGGCGATCCGCGGCACGCCGTAACGGTCCGCCTGCCGCCACACCGTCTCGCTCTGCGGCTCGACGCCGGCGACCGCGTCGAACACCGCGACGGCGCCGTCGAGCACGCGCAGCGAACGCTCGACCTCGGCGGTGAAGTCGACGTGGCCGGGGGTGTCGATGATGTTGATCCGGTGGTCCTGCCAGGTGCAGCTCGTGGCGGCCGACGTGATCGTGATCCCGCGCTCCTGCTCCTGCTCCATCCAGTCCATCGTCGCTGTGCCTTCGTGCACCTCGCCGATCTTGTAGTTCACGCCGGTGTAGTAGAGGACGCGCTCGGTCGTGGTCGTCTTGCCCGCGTCGATGTGCGCCATGATCCCGATGTTCCGGGTCTTCTCCAACGGGACGTTTCTGGCGGTGGCGGTGGACATGGTGCGGGGAACGAACGGTTGGCGGTGAATCAGGTTTGACGGGCAGAATCGTGACGGGTCTCTAAGGGTTCAACGCGGGAGTCGCCGCCCTGCGGGAAGGCGGCGACGCAACGGGACGGGCCGTGGACAACCGGCGGCCGGAAACGCGATCGCGACCCGCACGGAGCGGGCCTCGCGCCGTTCGCTACCAGCGGTAGTGGGAGAAAGCCCTGTTCGCTTCTGCCATCCGGTGGGTGTCCTCTTTCCTCTTGATCGCAACTCCGCGGTTCTCGGCGGCGTCGAGCAGCTCGCCGGCCAACCGCAGTCTCATCGTCTTCTCACTCCGACCCTTCGCCGCCTGAATCAGCCACCGCATGGCCAGGGCGAGCTTGCGCGCGGGCCGCACTTCCATCGGCACCTGGTACGTCGAACCGCCGACACGCCGCGACTTGACCTCGACCGCGGGCTTCACGTTGTCGATCGCCTTCTGGAAGACCGTGACCGGATCCTCCTCCCCGGTCCGCTCCTTGATCGTGGTCAGGGCGTCGTAGAGGATGCGTTCGGCGACCGACTTCTTGCCGTCCTTCATCAGGACGTTGACGAACTTGCTGACCAACTGCGAGTGGTACAGCGGGTCGGGGAGTATCTGTCGCTTCGGGACTTCACGGCGTCGAGGCATGAGGCAGCTCCGGTGATCAGGCCTTGGGGCGCTTGGCGCCGTACTTGGAGCGTCCCCGCCGACGATCGTCGACGCCGACCGCGTCCAGGGTGCCGCGAATGACGTGGTAGCGGACACCGGGCAGATCCTTCACCCGGCCTCCGCGAATGAGCACGATGGAGTGCTCCTGGAGGTTGTGCCCGACGCCCGGAATGTAGGTCGTGACCTCGATGCCGTTCGTTAGACGCACGCGCGCCACCTTGCGCAACGCCGAGTTCGGCTTCTTGGGCGTCTGCGTGTACACGCGAACGCACACTCCCCGCCTCTGCGGCGAGGCCTGGAGCGCCGGGCTCTTGGTCTTCGCGACCTGGCGTTGGCGGCCCTTTCGGACCAGTTGACGGATGGTGGGCATGGGTGCTCTTGCTCCAGCAGGCTCTCTAGGTTCTCTCTTCGCGCTGGCGCCGGAACTCCGGCATTCCTGCGGGCCCGCCGCCGCGCACGGTGCGGGCCAAATCCGAGCCGACCCGGGGCGACCCGAGGCGACCGAAGACGAGCAGACCAGCCAACCGCGTGGAACGCCAGAAGCGCGCGGCACCGGGCGCACCCGGTTCAGAGCCTGACTCGCTGAGTGAAGTTGGGACTGTCTCTCGGCTCGCCCCGCGCGAGCCGCACAAGGGCGCGAACGTTAGCAGAAAGGCCGGATTCGGGGCAAGCCCGAAACCCCCTTAGTTGTCGCCTTCGCTCAGCACCTGCGGCATCGTGCGGATGAACTCCTCCGGGTAGTCGTAGTTGTACAGGTCGTCGGCCACCAGTTCCGGCGTCGGATACACCACGTCCTCGATGTGGAAGTCGTGGTAGTGGTCCATGCCGGTACCGGCCGGGATCACCCGCCCGACGATCACGTTCTCCTTCAGTCCGCGCAGATGATCCACCCTGCCGCTGATCGCGGCCTCGGTCAGCACCCGCGTGGTCTCCTGGAAGCTGGCGGCCGAGATGAAGCTCTCGGTGGACAGCGAAGCCTTGGTGATCCCGAGCAGCAGCGGCCGGCCGATCGCCGGAGTGCCCCCCGCCGCGGTCACCCGTTCGTTCTCCTCCTTGAATCGCCAGCGATCGACCTGCTCATCGATCAGGAAGTCCGTGTCGCCGACCTCCTCGATCTCGACCGAGCGCATCATCTGGCGCACGATCACCTCGATGTGCTTGTCGTTGATCGCCACGCTCTGGGAACGATAGACCTCCTGGATCTTGTCGACCAGGTAACGCTGGAGCTCCCGCTCGCCCTTGACCCTGAGGATGTCGCGCGGGTCGATGTTCATCGTCTCTCCGACGAGAACGTCCCCGGCACTGACGAACTCGCCGTCCTGCACGTTGACGTGGACGTTGCGGGCGACCGTGTACTCCTGGGCCTCGCCCGCCTCGTTCTCGACGGTGATGACGCGGTTCCCCTTCACGAACTCCTTGCCCAAACGGACGACGCCGTCGATGTCGGCGATGACCGCCGCCTCGCCCCGCGGCTTGCGGGCCTCGAAGAGCTCCTGGACCCGCGGAAGACCGCCGGTGATGTCCTTGGTCTTGGTCGTTTCCCGCGGGATCTTCGCCAGCGTGTCGCCGGGATGGACCTCGGCGCCGTCGTTGACCACGAGATGCGCTCCCACCGGCAGCGAGTAGCTCCTCGCTCCGGTCGCATCAAGAACCTTCAGCGCAGGAGCCCGCTTCTCGCTCTGCGACGCCTCGACGATGATCCGTTCGGTCAGTCCGGTTACCTTGTCCGTCTCTTCGCGAACGTTCTCGCCGTCCACGATGTCGTGGAACTCCACGCGTCCCCCGACCTCGGAGAGGATGGCGGAGGTGAACGGATCCCACTCGACCAGGTCGGTTCCCGGCTCGACTTCCTGGTTCTCGCGCACGAGAAGGTGGGAGCCGTAGGTCAGCGGGTGGCGCTCGAGTTCACGGCCCGCCTCGTCGACCAGAACCAGCTTGCCGTTCCGGTTGACGACGACCAGGGCGCCTTCGCGGCTGTCGACCGTGGCGACCTGGATGAGCTTGACCCAGCCCTTGTTCCGCGCCGCGTGCCGGGACTGTTCCGAAACGCGGCTGGCGGTGCCGCCGAAGTGGAACGTGCGCATCGTCAACTGCGTGCCGGGCTCGCCGATCGACTGGGCGGCGATGACGCCGACGGCTTCGCCGAGGTTGACGCTGCGGCCAGTCGCCAGGTTGCGGCCGTAGCACGCGGCGCAGACGCCGCGGCGGGTCTCGCAGGTCAGCACCGAGCGGATCTTCACCCGCTCGATACCCGCCGCCTGGAGGTTGTTCGCCATCCTCTCGGTGATCCCGTCGCCGACCGAGAGGAGCTGGTCGCCGGTCATCGGATCGAAGATGTCCTCCTGGCTGACACGTCCGACCAGGCGGTCGCGCAGCGGTTCGAGGGTGTCTCCGCCTTCCATGATCGCACCGACGACGATTCCGTCGATCGTGCCGCAGTCCTCCTCGGTGACGATCACGTCCTGGGCGACATCGACCAGGCGGCGCGTCAGGTAGCCCGAATCGGCGGTCTTGAGCGCCGTGTCGGCCAAACCCTTGCGGGCGCCATGGGTCGAAATGAAGTACTGCAGGACGGACAGGCCCTCGCGGAAGTTCGCGTGAATCGGGGTCTCGATCACCTCGCCCGACGGCTTGGACATCAGGCCGCGCATGCCCGCCAACTGCCGAACCTGCTCACGGGAACCTCGGGCGCCCGAGTCGGCCATCAGGTTGATCGGGTTGAACTCGCCCCGTTCGGCCTCGACGTCCTTCATCTCGCGGAACATCTCGCTCGAGACGTTCTCCGTGACCCGATGCCAGATATCGATGATCTTGTTCTTGCGCTCACCAGCGGTGATGACGCCCGCGCTGCGCTGCTTCTCGATCTCCAGCACCTCGCCGCGCGCTTCCTCGATCAGCTTCTCCTTCGTCGACGGCACGACCATGTCGTCGACGCCGAAGGAGATGCCGGCCCGGGTCGCGTACTGGAAGGTGATCTCCTTGATCTCGTCAAGCATCCTGACCGCCAGGTCGGCACCGTGGCGGATGTAGCAGTAGCCGACCAGATCCTGGAGGCCGCGCTTGCGCAGCAGACCGTTGATGAACGGCAACTCGTTCGGCAGGTGATCGTTCAGGATGACCCGGCCGACGGTGGTTTCGACCACCTCGCCGTCGAGCTGCTGCAGCTCCGCGTGGACGATGTCCTGCGTGTCGTGCTGCGCTCCGAGATCGACATACGGGCCGCTCAAACGCAGACGAATCGGTGTCTGCGTCTCGACCACCGCGTCCTCGAGCGCGAACAGGACCTCGTCGACGCTGGCGAAGGTCCGCCCCTCGCCGAGCGCGCCCGGCCGGGGCATGGTCAGGTAATAGCCGCCCAGAACCAGATCCTGACTGGGCACCGCCAGCGGCCGGCCGTGGGCCGGACTCAGGATGTTGTTCGAGGCCTGCATCAGCACATGGCTCTCGATCTGGGCCTTGGGCGAGAGGGGCACGTGAACCGCCATCTGGTCGCCGTCGAAGTCCGCGTTGAACGCGGCGCAGACCAGGGGGTGAATCTGGATCGCCTTGCCCTCGATCAGGACCGGCTGAAACGCCTGGATGCCCAGACGGTGAAGCGTGGGCGCGCGGTTCAGGAGCACGGGATGATCGCGGATCACGTCGTCCAAAGCGTCCCAGACAACCTCCTCCTCCCGCTCGACCATCTCCTTGGCGGCCTTGATCGTGCCGACGTACTCGCGCTCTTCCAGCCAGCTGTAGATGAACGGCTTGAACAGTTCGAGCGCCATCTTCTTGGGGAGTCCGCACTCGTTCAGCCTCAGGTCGGGACCAACCACGATCACCGAGCGCCCCGAGTAGTCGACGCGCTTGCCGAGCAGGTTCTGGCGGAAGCGGCCCTGCTTGCCCTTCAGGGTGTCGGACAGGGACTTGAGCGGACGGTTGTTCGAACCCTTGAGGACCCGGCCGCGTCGGCCGTTGTCGAACAGGGCGTCGACGGCCTCCTGCAGCATCCGCTTCTCGTTGCGGACGATGACCTCCGGCGCGCGCAGCTCGAGCAACTTCTTGAGCCGGTTGTTCCGGTTGATGACGCGCCGGTAGAGGTCGTTCAGATCGCTCGTCGCGAAGCGTCCGCCGTCCAGCGGTACCAGCGGCCGCAGCTCGGGCGGAATGACCGGAATCACGTCCAGGATCATCCACTCCGGACGGTGGCCGCTGCGCCTGAAGGCGTTGACCACCTTGAGCCGCTTGGCCGCCTTCAGACGGCGGATCTGGCTGGTGTCGGAGCGCATGACGATCCGGAGTTCCTCGGCCAGTTCATCGATGTCGATGCGGGCCAGAAGTTCCTTGATCGCCTCGGCACCCATCCGGGCGTCGAAGCCGTCCGGGCCGTACTCCTCGCGCAGGTCGCGGTAGCGCTCCTCGGAGACGAGCTCGTTGTCTTCGAGGTCCGTGTCGCCGGGATCGATGACCACGTAGCTCTCGAAGTAGAGGATGCGCTCGAGGTTGCGCAGACTCAGGTCGAGCAGATGGCCGATGCGGCTGGGCAACCCCTTGAAGAACCAGACGTGGCTGGCCGGACTGGCCAGCTCGATGTGGCCCATGCGCTCCCGCCGAACCCGCGAGCGCGTGACCTCGACGCCGCACTTGTCGCAGACGACGCCGCGGTGCTTCATCCGCTTGTACTTGCCGCACAGACATTCCCAGTCCGTCATCGGCCCGAAGATCTTCGCGCAGAAGAGGCCGTCCCGCTCCGGCTTGAACGTGCGGTAGTTGATCGTCTCGGCCTTCGTGACCTCTCCGTAGCTCCAGGAGCGGATCTTCTCCGGTGAAGCCAGCGCGATCTTGATCGCGTTGAAGTCCTTGGCCGACTGCGTCTTCTCGAAACTGGACAGTGGTTGCACCCGCGACCTCCTAGACCTTCATCAACTCGACGTCAAGACACAGACTCTGCAGCTCGCGCACCAGTACGTTGAACGACTCCGGCAGCCCCGGGTCTTCCGGTACGTCGCCCTTGACCAGCGCCTCGTAGGCGCGGCTCCGGCCCTCGACATCGTCGCTCTTGACCGTGAGCAGCTCCTGCAGGGTGTAGGCGGCGCCATAGGCCTGCAGCGCCCACACTTCCATTTCACCGAAGCGCTGGCCGCCGAACTGGGCCTTGCCGCCGAGGGGTTGCTGGGTGATCAGCGAGTAGGGCCCGATCGACCGCGCGTGGATCTTGTCGTCCACCAGGTGGGACAGTTTCAGCATGTAGATGTAGCCCACCGTCACCTTCTGCTCGAAGGCGTCGCCGGTGACGCCGTCGTGGAGCGTGGTCTTGCCCGAAGACGGCAGCTCCGCCTCGTCCAGCAGTTCCTTGAGCCGCGACTCCTGGATTCCGTCGAACACCGGAGTCGCGAACTTGACGCCCAGGGACTTGCCGGCCCAGCCGAGATGCGTCTCCAGAATCTGGCCGACGTTCATCCGGCTTGGCACACCAAGCGGATTCAGCACGATCTCGACCGGCGTGCCGTCCGGCAGGTAGGGCATGTCCTCCTCCGGCAGGATGCGCGAGATGACGCCCTTGTTGCCGTGCCGGCCCGCCATCTTGTCGCCGACCTGGAGCTTGCGCTTCATCGCCACGAACACCTTGACGAGCTTGATGAAGCCGGGAGGCAGTTCGTCGCCCTTCTGGAGGAGCTTGATCTTCTCCTCGTTCACCCGGTGCATAACCTCGATGTAGGAGTCCGTGTGTTCGTAGATCTCCGACACTTCCTTCAGCAGGTCTTCCTGCCTCAGGGGCAGCGCCAGGATCTCGCGCCGGGTCAGGCGTTCGAGATGCTCGTACTCGATCTTCTCGCCCCTCTTCAGGAGGCCCTCGCCGTCCCGGTCCTTGACTCCGGCGGTGGGCTTGAGACCGACCAGAAGATCGGCGATCTTCTTGTTCCGCTCCTCGTGCATGATGCGCGTCTGGTCGCGGATGTTCTTCTCCAGCCGGCCGACCTCCTGCTCCTCGATCTCTAACGCCCGCTCGTCCTTCTCGACACCCTTGCGGGCGAAGATCTTGACTTCAACCACGGTGCCCTCGATGCCCGGAGGCGCCTTCAGGCTTGCGTCCCGCACGTCGCCGGCCTTCTCGCCGAAGATCGCGCGCAGCAGCTTCTCCTCCGGGGTGAGCTGGGTCTCGCCCTTCGGCGTGACCTTGCCGACCAGGATGTCGCCGGCCTTGACCGAGGCGCCGATCCGGATGACGCCGCTCTCGTCGAGATCGGCGAGCGCCGCCTCCGAGACGTTGGGGATGTCCCGGGTGATCTCCTCGGGCCCCAGCTTGGTGTCGCGGGCCTCGATCTCGAACTCCTCGATGTGGATCGAAGTGTAGGCGTCGTCCCGCACCAGGCGCTCGGAAACCAGGATCGCGTCCTCGAAGTTGTACCCGCGCCAGGGCATGAAGGCGACCAGAACGTTGCGCCCCAGGGCCAGTTCGCCTTCTTCAGTCGAGGCGCCGTCGGCCAGGACGTCGCCCCGGGCCACCCGCTGGCCCTCCTCGACGATCGGCTTCTGGTGGACGCAGGTGTTCTGGTTCGATCGGCGGAACTTGGTCAACTGGTAGATGTCGGCGCCGAACTCACGCGGCTCGCCGGTCTCCGGATCCGCGCCCTCGACCCGGACGATCACCCGGTCGGCGTCCACGGAATCGACGACGCCGGCACGCTGGCACAGCACCACGGCACCCGAGTTCCGGGCGACGATCCCCTCGAGCCCGGTGCCGACGATCGGCGAATCCGAGCGCAGCAGGGGTACCGCCTGGCGCTGCATGTTCGAACCCATCAGAGCGCGGTTGGCGTCGTCGTTCTCGAGGAACGGAATCAGGGCCGCCGCCACGCTGACGAGCTGCTTCGGACTGATGTCCATGTAGTCGACGCGTTCCCGGTCGACCGTCACGAAGTCCCCGCGGGCACGCGCCACCGGCCGCTCGTTCTCGAGGAAGCCCCTGTCGTCGATCTTGGCGTTGGCCTGGGCGATGATGTACTTCTCTTCCTCCCAGGCAGTGAGGTAGAAGGCCTGCGGCTCGGCTTCCACCTGCCGCTTCTTGTTCCGCTTCAGGCGGTTGTTCTCCGCCGTGAGTTCGTCGGCCGAGACGATCTGGCCTAGGGCGAACGTGCCGTCGCCGGGCTTGATCACCTTGAAATGGTCGATGACCCGGCCGCCCTCCACCTTCTTGTAGGGGCTCTGGATGAAGCCGTAATCGTTGATCTGGGCGTAGGTCGCCAGCGAGGAGATGAGGCCGATGTTCGGCCCCTCGGGAGTCTCGATGGGACAGATACGGCCGTAGTGCGAGGCGTGCACGTCGCGGACCTCGAAGCCCGCGCGCTCGCGTGACAGTCCGCCCGGGCCAAGCGCGGACAGCCGCCGCTTGTGGGTGACCTCGGACAGCGGGTTCGTCTGATCCATGAACTGCGAGAGCTGGGACGAACCGAAGAACTCCTTGATCGCCGCGATGACCGGTTTGGAGTTGATCAGGTCGTGCGGCATCGCCGAGTCGATGTCCTGGTGCACGGACATCTTCTCCTTGATCGCCCGCTCCATGCGCACCAGACCGACCCGGAACTGGTTCTCGAGCAGCTCGCCGACCGCGCGCACCCGGCGATTGCCCAGGTTGTCGATGTCGTCGACCCGGCCCACGTCCTTCTGCAACTGCAGGAGGTACTCGATCACCCGGTAGAAGTCCTCCGCGGAGAGGGTCTTCTGGTCGACCGGCACTTCCGTCTCGAGCTTGATGTTGAACTTGAAGCGGCCCACCCGGGAGAAGTCGTACCTCTTGGCGTCGAAGAACATCCCGTAGAACAGCGAACGGGCGCTCTCGTGGGTCGGCGGGTCGCCGGGACGCATCCGCCGGTAGATCTCGATCTGCGCTTCCTTGGTGTCCTGGGTCGTGTCCTTGGCCAGGGTGTTCGAGATCGTGGCGCCGCATAGCTCCCAGTCGGGGAAGAACACCTCGAGTTCGCTGTGGTTGCGTCCGTCGAGCCGTTCGTCGAGATCCTCGGGAATCGGCTCGTTCGCCTCGAGCAGCACCTCGCCGGTGTCCGCGTCGATCACGTCGGCGATCAGGAAGGCCGGCTCGAGCTCCTGCGGGCCGACCTCGGCCTCGATGTTGTCGCCGGCGTCGAGCCGCTCGATCGCCGTCTCGTCCAGTGTCAGACCGGCGAAGACGCTGTATCGGTGACGCACGCCCCGGCTCGAGCGTTCGCGCAGGCGTTCGCGCTCCAGCACCTCGGGTCCGATGCCGAGGCGGTACACGCCGCCGCCCTCGATCGTCAGCGGTAGCGCGGTGTAGAACTGGCGGAGAATCTGCTCGTTCGTCTCCAGGCCCAGGGCGCGAAGGAACACGGTGCCGTAGAACTTCCGTTTGCGATCGATCCGGACCGAGAGGATGTCCTTCTGGTCGTACTCGAACTCGACCCAGGAGCCGCGATAGGGGATGATCTTCGCCAGGTAGACGCGCTTGTCGCGGGTGAAGAAGACGCCGGGACTGCGGTGCAACTGGCTCACGATCACCCGCTCGGTACCGTTGATGATGAAGGTGCCGGTGTCGGTCATCAGCGGGATCTCGCCGAAGTAGACCTCTTCCTCCTTGGCGTCCCGCATCATCCGCTGGCCGGTTTCCGGGTCCTTGTCGTAGACGAAGAGCCGGAACGTGACCTTGAGCGGCACCGCGTAGGTCATGCCCCGTTCCCGGCACTCCGGCATCGAGTACTTGAGCTGCAGCTCGACCGGCCCGCCACAGGTGTCGCACTTGGTCACCCGGTTCGCGTTGACCGCGCCGCAGCTCGGGCAGCCGACGCTGTC from Acidobacteriota bacterium includes these protein-coding regions:
- the fusA gene encoding elongation factor G, giving the protein MSTATARNVPLEKTRNIGIMAHIDAGKTTTTERVLYYTGVNYKIGEVHEGTATMDWMEQEQERGITITSAATSCTWQDHRINIIDTPGHVDFTAEVERSLRVLDGAVAVFDAVAGVEPQSETVWRQADRYGVPRIAFVNKMDRVGADFDRCVRMMRERLGATPVVLQLPLGREDAFAGVIDLVEMSSYIYEDESLGAQFTITDIPEEYADLALAAREAMVEAVAETDEELLEKYLSGAEVTSDELRAALRRATVANSLQPVFCGSAFRNKGVQPLLDAVLDYLPSPLDVPMIEGIVEGDERAARAPSDDAPFSALVFKIMTDPFVGQLAYLRVYSGRIETGQSVLNANRGGKERVGRLLKMHANKREEVKRVWCGDIVAAVGLRNVTTGDTICEPSAPIVLESMDFPEPVLSVSIEPKTKADQEKLGLALEKLMREDPTFRVHTDPDTAQTLISGMGELHLDIITDRLIREFRVGANVGRPQVAYRETITLESAGEGRFVRQSGGRGQYGHCLLRVRPIGGEGMEFEDVSKGGVIPREFIRSIERGISEALESGPLAGYPVTGIAVEVYDGSSHEVDSSEVAFKIAGSMAWRDAARDAGPVLLEPVMAVEITTPEEYMGDVIGDISSRRGKVLGMEMHGRTQIVNARVPLAEMFGYATDLRSATQGRANYSMQFESYEPTPRTVSEEVVARATG
- the rpsL gene encoding 30S ribosomal protein S12 — protein: MPTIRQLVRKGRQRQVAKTKSPALQASPQRRGVCVRVYTQTPKKPNSALRKVARVRLTNGIEVTTYIPGVGHNLQEHSIVLIRGGRVKDLPGVRYHVIRGTLDAVGVDDRRRGRSKYGAKRPKA
- the rpoC gene encoding DNA-directed RNA polymerase subunit beta'; protein product: MQPLSSFEKTQSAKDFNAIKIALASPEKIRSWSYGEVTKAETINYRTFKPERDGLFCAKIFGPMTDWECLCGKYKRMKHRGVVCDKCGVEVTRSRVRRERMGHIELASPASHVWFFKGLPSRIGHLLDLSLRNLERILYFESYVVIDPGDTDLEDNELVSEERYRDLREEYGPDGFDARMGAEAIKELLARIDIDELAEELRIVMRSDTSQIRRLKAAKRLKVVNAFRRSGHRPEWMILDVIPVIPPELRPLVPLDGGRFATSDLNDLYRRVINRNNRLKKLLELRAPEVIVRNEKRMLQEAVDALFDNGRRGRVLKGSNNRPLKSLSDTLKGKQGRFRQNLLGKRVDYSGRSVIVVGPDLRLNECGLPKKMALELFKPFIYSWLEEREYVGTIKAAKEMVEREEEVVWDALDDVIRDHPVLLNRAPTLHRLGIQAFQPVLIEGKAIQIHPLVCAAFNADFDGDQMAVHVPLSPKAQIESHVLMQASNNILSPAHGRPLAVPSQDLVLGGYYLTMPRPGALGEGRTFASVDEVLFALEDAVVETQTPIRLRLSGPYVDLGAQHDTQDIVHAELQQLDGEVVETTVGRVILNDHLPNELPFINGLLRKRGLQDLVGYCYIRHGADLAVRMLDEIKEITFQYATRAGISFGVDDMVVPSTKEKLIEEARGEVLEIEKQRSAGVITAGERKNKIIDIWHRVTENVSSEMFREMKDVEAERGEFNPINLMADSGARGSREQVRQLAGMRGLMSKPSGEVIETPIHANFREGLSVLQYFISTHGARKGLADTALKTADSGYLTRRLVDVAQDVIVTEEDCGTIDGIVVGAIMEGGDTLEPLRDRLVGRVSQEDIFDPMTGDQLLSVGDGITERMANNLQAAGIERVKIRSVLTCETRRGVCAACYGRNLATGRSVNLGEAVGVIAAQSIGEPGTQLTMRTFHFGGTASRVSEQSRHAARNKGWVKLIQVATVDSREGALVVVNRNGKLVLVDEAGRELERHPLTYGSHLLVRENQEVEPGTDLVEWDPFTSAILSEVGGRVEFHDIVDGENVREETDKVTGLTERIIVEASQSEKRAPALKVLDATGARSYSLPVGAHLVVNDGAEVHPGDTLAKIPRETTKTKDITGGLPRVQELFEARKPRGEAAVIADIDGVVRLGKEFVKGNRVITVENEAGEAQEYTVARNVHVNVQDGEFVSAGDVLVGETMNIDPRDILRVKGERELQRYLVDKIQEVYRSQSVAINDKHIEVIVRQMMRSVEIEEVGDTDFLIDEQVDRWRFKEENERVTAAGGTPAIGRPLLLGITKASLSTESFISAASFQETTRVLTEAAISGRVDHLRGLKENVIVGRVIPAGTGMDHYHDFHIEDVVYPTPELVADDLYNYDYPEEFIRTMPQVLSEGDN
- the rpsG gene encoding 30S ribosomal protein S7, giving the protein MPRRREVPKRQILPDPLYHSQLVSKFVNVLMKDGKKSVAERILYDALTTIKERTGEEDPVTVFQKAIDNVKPAVEVKSRRVGGSTYQVPMEVRPARKLALAMRWLIQAAKGRSEKTMRLRLAGELLDAAENRGVAIKRKEDTHRMAEANRAFSHYRW
- the rpoB gene encoding DNA-directed RNA polymerase subunit beta is translated as MTDISVAQNGHRNGNGNGRIDFSTIETTLAIPDLIGVQRRSYDRFLQMSLLPEERENHGLQAVFTGIFPFWDFRETCSLDFVSYSIGDWQCRCGDLKGLEYLRMSCTNCGAKIMTDHPLEDSVGCPSCGAVNANRVTKCDTCGGPVELQLKYSMPECRERGMTYAVPLKVTFRLFVYDKDPETGQRMMRDAKEEEVYFGEIPLMTDTGTFIINGTERVIVSQLHRSPGVFFTRDKRVYLAKIIPYRGSWVEFEYDQKDILSVRIDRKRKFYGTVFLRALGLETNEQILRQFYTALPLTIEGGGVYRLGIGPEVLERERLRERSSRGVRHRYSVFAGLTLDETAIERLDAGDNIEAEVGPQELEPAFLIADVIDADTGEVLLEANEPIPEDLDERLDGRNHSELEVFFPDWELCGATISNTLAKDTTQDTKEAQIEIYRRMRPGDPPTHESARSLFYGMFFDAKRYDFSRVGRFKFNIKLETEVPVDQKTLSAEDFYRVIEYLLQLQKDVGRVDDIDNLGNRRVRAVGELLENQFRVGLVRMERAIKEKMSVHQDIDSAMPHDLINSKPVIAAIKEFFGSSQLSQFMDQTNPLSEVTHKRRLSALGPGGLSRERAGFEVRDVHASHYGRICPIETPEGPNIGLISSLATYAQINDYGFIQSPYKKVEGGRVIDHFKVIKPGDGTFALGQIVSADELTAENNRLKRNKKRQVEAEPQAFYLTAWEEEKYIIAQANAKIDDRGFLENERPVARARGDFVTVDRERVDYMDISPKQLVSVAAALIPFLENDDANRALMGSNMQRQAVPLLRSDSPIVGTGLEGIVARNSGAVVLCQRAGVVDSVDADRVIVRVEGADPETGEPREFGADIYQLTKFRRSNQNTCVHQKPIVEEGQRVARGDVLADGASTEEGELALGRNVLVAFMPWRGYNFEDAILVSERLVRDDAYTSIHIEEFEIEARDTKLGPEEITRDIPNVSEAALADLDESGVIRIGASVKAGDILVGKVTPKGETQLTPEEKLLRAIFGEKAGDVRDASLKAPPGIEGTVVEVKIFARKGVEKDERALEIEEQEVGRLEKNIRDQTRIMHEERNKKIADLLVGLKPTAGVKDRDGEGLLKRGEKIEYEHLERLTRREILALPLRQEDLLKEVSEIYEHTDSYIEVMHRVNEEKIKLLQKGDELPPGFIKLVKVFVAMKRKLQVGDKMAGRHGNKGVISRILPEEDMPYLPDGTPVEIVLNPLGVPSRMNVGQILETHLGWAGKSLGVKFATPVFDGIQESRLKELLDEAELPSSGKTTLHDGVTGDAFEQKVTVGYIYMLKLSHLVDDKIHARSIGPYSLITQQPLGGKAQFGGQRFGEMEVWALQAYGAAYTLQELLTVKSDDVEGRSRAYEALVKGDVPEDPGLPESFNVLVRELQSLCLDVELMKV